The genomic interval CATCGAGGATATAGCGATGGCCGCCTCTGGTGTGAATTTCGATGCGCTGGTTGCGGTCATCAAAGCGGATTTTGTTTTGGCCGCTGGTGGTAATTTCTAGGGCGCGATCGCTATCATTAAGTTCTATCTCATGACCGCTACTACTGCGGAGATAAATGCCGTCACGACTGGCATATTGGTCTTCTTCGACAAACTGTAAGGTATGGCCGCTGGGGGTTTTGAACGTTCTTAGGCGTACTTTTCCGCGATCGGAAATCGTCCGATTCACCGGTTCCGGCGGTTTATCCTGCCCATTCCACAACCCACCGATAATATAAGGCCGATGCACATCCCCATGTTCAAACGCCACCAACACCTCATCATTAATCTCCGGCAAACAATCAAACCCCCGATGTTTACCTCCACCCACACTCACCACCCTCGCCCACTGACTCGCATGGGCGCTGCCATCTGCCTCCGGATTCAGCGTCGGAAATTTAACCCTCACTCGCCCCAAACCCTCCGGGTCTCGATTATGGGTCACAATCCCCACCATCAACGTCTGTCCCGGCCGGAGGCGACTTTGAGGCGACAAAACATCAAAAATAGACCCCCCTCGCAATCCCCGTACACTAAACTCCGTTGTATAAACTCCCTGATAATACAGATGGCGAGTTTCCGTTACATAATATCTGCCACTGTAACGCCCCATCTGCGTTAGCTCAATCACCTTACCCACCTGGATCAGAGGATTCCCATTTGCATGGGCATCCGCATAGATAAACTCTCCCCCCAACTCATCATAAATCGCTTGAGCCATGCGATCGGCCTCATCCGGACTCGACACCGGCTTATCCACCACAATCAACCGAGGAGACGGCAAATTAGAACCAAAATTATCCTCAATAAAACGGATACTGCTGTCATTATCATCACTCGTATTGATGATGCCCTCACCCTTACCTTCCACATTCGTAATTAAATTGTGGCGATCGACCTTAGCCACAATCGGCTTTTTATACCGATAATCCCAACTCCGCACCTCAACCGCATCCACCTTCTCCGAACTCGTCACCCGCACCCGGAAGCTCTCCACCTCCTTCAACCAAGCCAACTGCAAAACATCACTCTCCGTCGGTCTACGGAAATGTAACTTCCCATTCTGCACAAACAACTCAAACCCAATTCGCGCCGCCCTCTCCCGCAAAAACTCCATATTCGTCTGATTTTCCTGAAACACATAAGCATGAGTCTTCCCACTATCATCAACATGCCCCCCCTGTATCCCCATTTCTGTAGCAATTTTTCGCACAATATCGCTATCCGTATAATCCTGAAACGAGCGATTATACCGCCCCCGGTGCAAACGATGGGACAAATCATACCCTCGAATCACAATCGGCGCTTGAGTCGAACTCGTAAAATGAGTTTCCATCCCCGTAATCTCCCCATCAATCAACCAATCCTGATTCGCCGCCTCATTTTCCTCCGACGTACTCCCCACAAAACCAACCTTAACCCTCTTTCCAACTTGAATTAAACCATCATGTTGCCAAGTTTGTGTCTCATCATCCAACGGACTATACGGATTATTAATCACCAGCGTAAACATCCCTGGTAAATGCAAACTCTCCTCCACAGAAATTTGCAAAATATCCCGCATAAAACCACTCATCTCCTCCGCAGTCACCCCCTCAATCTCAACCATCGGAGTCGAAACAAACAGCGTCTCATCAGCCATAATCTTAATCCCCTAAAAACTTCAAACCATCAACCCGAACTAGAACTAGAACCCTGTACAAAACTCTGGCGTTCGCTAAACTTACGACTAGCCACCCCAAGATCGACCTCTTTCAAATTCAACGTCACCACCGCCCGAACCGGCACACCATTCGGGCAAAACATATTCAAACTATAGTCCAAAGACTCCACCATGCAGCGCATATAAATCTTATCCCCCCAAATAAAGTAAAACACAGGCGGTCGTCTTAATGCGATCGCCTGTTTAGAAAGATTTTCAGACCCATATTCCTCCAAACCATACACATCAACACCACTAAACGATTTCGTAAACGAAGACACCATAGAATCCCCCAGCGAAACCGCCAACGTCCGTTCCTGATAAGTCTTACCATTAACAGTTTGTTTTTCAAACGGATCTTTAAACGAACTAAAATCCACCGCATCCAAAAGCGGTTGAATTTCGCTTAAAACATTGTCTCCCGACTCATAAGTATCAAAAATCAAATTAGACAACGTAAGTTTGTAGGGTTCCACAAATCCAAAATTCACTTTAGGCAAGCCCCGTTTCGTCCTTGCCCCTTGCATATCCTCAATCTTCACACTCCGATTAAACCGCAATTCCTCCGGGTTAAACATAAATCGAATAATACTGCTCGCTTCCCCATCCCTCGGAATCAGCGCCGCCTTAACTAACCGTACATCCCCTTGTAGAAACTGCTGTTGATAGAGTTTAAGCGCCGCCTTCTGCTTCTCAGCCTCGACTATATCATAAGTATTCTCTCGTTCTTCATCAACCTCAATTGCTGCCTCCATCATCAGCAAATCTGCACCCGTTAGTACCGCTCCCTTAGTCGCCGACTTTAACGCATCCGAAAATGTCATTTTCCTCGCTCCTTAATCCTTAATCCTTAATCCTTCCTATTTAACCAAATTACCAAGGCAAACGACCAGAGTAAAAAGACCCATATCGCTCTTGCTCAATAGCCAACCGTTGACGAATCAACCCATAAACCTCCCTAGCCAACAATTCCACCACATCCGTGTTATCTTCTTCCGTTTCCTCCTCTTCTTCCGTTTCTGTTGTAACATTTTCTGAATATTCATAAATTTCTGTTTCCTCCTTACTAATCGGCTTCACCTCACCAGCCTTACGCCGAGAAACCTTTTCCTTCAATTCACTTCTTACCTTTAAAGACTCTTCAATCAACCGCTCTAAATCCCTAGGTTGATTTGTAAAATCACTACTAGAAACTTGTCCCTTAGCACCAATAGAAATCCCCGCAGGCAAAAAACCAGCCTGTTTAACATTCAGACCTTTTTTCCTTCTACCCAAAATCCCCCCATCCCTCATCAAACCCTTTCCACCATCATCCCAACGACCTTGCAGTACATCCTTAGATTCCAGCAATCGATTCAATACATCACCTTTAGAATCATATCTACCATCAGAACCCCTTAATTGTCCCACCTCCCCACCAAACTCAACCCCCCCCTCTTCTACTGTTCTTTGCACAGATTCAGAAGCAGTTGGCGATTCACTTATGTTTTGGGTTTCTGAAGTCTCGCCAACAGTCGTTTCTTCTCCTGTTCTTTGTACGAATTCAGAAGTGTTGGAAGATTCACTAATATTCTCGGTTTCAGGAGTCTCACCAGGAGCTTTTTCTTCTACTGCTCTTTGCACGGATTCAGAAGCAGTTGGAGATTCACTGATATTTTGGGTTTCTGGAATCTCACCAAGAGCTTTTTCTTCGACTGTTCTTTGCACGGATTCAAAAGTGTTAGGAGATGCACTGATGTTTTGGGTTTCTGAAGTCTCGCCAACAGTCGTTTCTTCTACTGTTCTTTGCACAGATTCAGAAGCAGTTGGCGATGCACTGATGTTTTGGGTTTGAGGAGTTTCACCAGGATCTGTTTCTTCTACTGCTCTTTGTACGGATTCAGAAATGGTTGTAGGTTCACTAATATTCTCGATTTCAGAAGTCTCACCAGGAGCTGTTTCTTTTACTATTCTTTGCACAGATTCAAAAGTGTTAGGAGATTCACTTATGTTTTGGGTTTCTGAAGTCTCGCCAACAGTCGTTTCTTCTACTGCTCTTTGTACGGATTCAGAAATGTTTGTAGGTTCACTAATATTCTCGATTTCAGAAGTCTCACCAG from Roseofilum capinflatum BLCC-M114 carries:
- a CDS encoding VgrG-related protein produces the protein MMADETLFVSTPMVEIEGVTAEEMSGFMRDILQISVEESLHLPGMFTLVINNPYSPLDDETQTWQHDGLIQVGKRVKVGFVGSTSEENEAANQDWLIDGEITGMETHFTSSTQAPIVIRGYDLSHRLHRGRYNRSFQDYTDSDIVRKIATEMGIQGGHVDDSGKTHAYVFQENQTNMEFLRERAARIGFELFVQNGKLHFRRPTESDVLQLAWLKEVESFRVRVTSSEKVDAVEVRSWDYRYKKPIVAKVDRHNLITNVEGKGEGIINTSDDNDSSIRFIEDNFGSNLPSPRLIVVDKPVSSPDEADRMAQAIYDELGGEFIYADAHANGNPLIQVGKVIELTQMGRYSGRYYVTETRHLYYQGVYTTEFSVRGLRGGSIFDVLSPQSRLRPGQTLMVGIVTHNRDPEGLGRVRVKFPTLNPEADGSAHASQWARVVSVGGGKHRGFDCLPEINDEVLVAFEHGDVHRPYIIGGLWNGQDKPPEPVNRTISDRGKVRLRTFKTPSGHTLQFVEEDQYASRDGIYLRSSSGHEIELNDSDRALEITTSGQNKIRFDDRNQRIEIHTRGGHRYILDDTHHKMTLQSTGSMSLNSTRGVQINPGVGQVGVSGHLSSHTLMTGQLTIGLGANQVNVGEAIANLQNQVNQQQQSFQNYIQQQQTLDQRQDAARAQLAQQLQQAQNQATQLTQTQQQLLQQQQALQQATPSPSPSPTP